A single genomic interval of Corylus avellana chromosome ca10, CavTom2PMs-1.0 harbors:
- the LOC132164376 gene encoding heat stress transcription factor B-4b-like: MSLRMEKSGGGGEEMVFSVESQKAVPAPFLIKTYELVDDPRTDHIVCWGEDETTFVVWRPPEFARDLLPNYFKHNNFSSFVRQLNTYGFKKIVSDRWEFANEYFRKGAKHLLSEIHRRKTPHQHQHQHHHQQHYNYEQPNQFFQPADNDNVGSWFDSPPLMPSPKPTTDILTALTEDNQRLRRKNFMLLSELAHMKNLYNDIIYFIQNHVKSAPFEQRSSDFPAAAAAAHPKQLLIELDSSCQMQSAVNYVGVLHGAKSCSLSLGKPALVASNEEKNTTVKLFGVPLSGKKRLYSEKVSDV; the protein is encoded by the exons ATGTCTTTGAGAATGGAGAagagtggtggtggtggtgaagaAATGGTGTTCTCAGTGGAGTCTCAGAAGGCGGTGCCGGCGCCATTTCTGATAAAGACATATGAGCTTGTGGATGATCCTCGGACCGACCACATTGTGTGTTGGGGTGAAGATGAAACAACTTTTGTTGTTTGGAGACCCCCTGAGTTTGCTAGGGATCTCCTCCCAAACTACTTCAAGCACAACAACTTCTCCAGCTTTGTTCGACAGCTTAATACCTat GGCTTCAAAAAGATAGTCTCAGATCGATGGGAATTTGCAAACGAGTACTTCAGAAAAGGAGCAAAGCACTTATTGTCCGAGATCCACAGAAGAAAAACCCCTCACCAGCACCAGCACCAGCACCATCACCAACAACACTACAACTACGAGCAGCCAAACCAATTTTTCCAACCAGCTGATAACGACAATGTCGGCAGCTGGTTTGACTCGCCGCCATTAATGCCATCTCCAAAACCGACTACCGACATCCTTACAGCTCTAACGGAAGACAACCAACGACTGAGGAGAAAAAACTTCATGCTACTGTCCGAGCTCGCTCACATGAAGAATCTATACAACGACATCATCTACTTCATTCAAAACCATGTAAAATCGGCGCCGTTTGAGCAAAGAAGCAGTGATTTtcctgctgctgctgctgctgctcaTCCCAAGCAGCTCCTCATAGAGTTGGATTCTTCATGCCAAATGCAAAGTGCTGTTAATTATGTGGGCGTTCTTCATGGGGCTAAAAGCTGCAGCCTAAGCCTTGGTAAGCCGGCTCTGGTGGCTTCAAATGAGGAAAAGAATACTACTGTGAAGCTCTTTGGAGTCCCTCTCAGTGGGAAGAAGAGATTGTATTCAGAAAAGGTTTCAGATGTTTAG